A segment of the Eleutherodactylus coqui strain aEleCoq1 chromosome 6, aEleCoq1.hap1, whole genome shotgun sequence genome:
tcaatgaaagtccattgactcctttcaccgcatatcacgcatccatgtaatacgcagtgaaaacacAAGAGCACCTTAATGGGATTAGTGTTAAACCTATATGAATACAATGCAAGTAAGATTCTACTATGTagtaggctgggttcccacgggacagaaatcccgtggaaatcttgcggcttggctgcaccgaaaagccgcgagatttctgcgggaGAGCCACGGCTTCAAAACCCGTAGCaatttgctgcaggttttggagcggttcagcCGCCAGTATACCATTGCGGCTGAAGTGAGGCCGCAACGCCGGTTCCGCCCGGCTTTGCCACgatggattggccgccccgtgtagatgggatttttgcaaaatctcgtccacaaggctagctaatcccgggattaggagctgtgggcggatttgccgagcagaaattccgcacggaatttctgcggcaaagccgtcccgtgtgaacccagccgtatTCTGCAGTGGCAACATTTTCCCCAAAGTAACTTAGTCTATCTAAAGCTTCTTGACGTATTTCTCCTTGAAAGATGATCTATTTTTGCAGATCATTAGAAGTATCCGGAGCAGGAAGCTGTTGATCGCCCTGCAGCTACTCAGATTACACATGGGTTAATTAGAAATGAAATAGCTGGTTATAGATGGTCCCGGATCCCAGTGTCTTGCCAGCTTTCCAGCACTGTGGATCTACAGTAGTGTGCTGCAGGCAGGTTAGGCATGGGTTAACAGCTACTGCTTTTCTATTGGCGATCAGGAGGAggctgcacagaaaaaaaacgctgcttgTAACCAACATCAAGAGGAGATGCAGACCTATTTCAAGTTAATATGTCCAAAACGTGGCGGCTACAGTATATTGGAGAAGGCTCACCCGAGCACCATGCAGTGCCTGGTACCAGGATACAGGGCTGCTGGATTCTGCCCCCCATTCATGGCCGTAGGAAGATGCCACAGCTTGTAGGAGATGAAGAGACGGCTGCAGCTACAGAGGAAGTCCATATTCTTGCAATCCACTCGTGCATCATCCATGAAAAGTGACCTTCATTTAAAGGAACATTAGGACACAGGTTTGTATTATTGGAGGGTACCCGTATGGTTGTATGCCTCGGATGCGGTGGATTTCCATTAGTCACCATGGTCAATTTATACTTTGGGACCTTCCAGTCTTTGCTGCTTCTTTGCCTCTTTGAATGGAGACCCACGGCTGCTCTTGGGGTCTGGCAGCGAGTCTATGGACCTCCGAGTAGCGGTTCATCATCTTCGTCTACACTGTTTCAACGCCATAAAAGAGGAGCTCCCTCGGTGAATATAACTAGACAAGGCAACTTCCTGCCAAATGAGTCTATTTGCCCCTATAAAGTGTTCAGTGAAGGGCAGGAGAGCTACAAGAAGAGCATCTGTTTCAGAACTACGGATAGTGACTTCCGCTGTGACCAAAGAGAATGCATTGTGTACAAGTCAGGGAGATCTTTGTTGGCCAATGTCTTAAGAAACAGCAGTGTCCTCTTACAATGGCAGCCGCAAGCTCTTACGGATCTGAGAGGGTTTTTGATCAACTGCTCTTGGAATGGCACTTTTACTCGTTTCCAGTGCGACAGCGTCCAGCTAGGTGTGAACTGTAGAGACTACCTCCTAACTGATGTGCATGACAACGTCAGGTACAGAATCTGCCTGCAGACCCTCTTCGCTAACAGGACGTCTACGGAAGAATGTGTGGACTTTAGTGTGGAGCCTGTGGGGATGCAGGATATTGTCATTGCCATGACTGCTGTAGGGGGGTCTATATGTGTGATGCTGGTCATCATCTGCCTCTTAGTGGCCTACATTACGGAAAATCTTATGCACCCCGCC
Coding sequences within it:
- the FNDC10 gene encoding fibronectin type III domain-containing protein 10, producing MVVCLGCGGFPLVTMVNLYFGTFQSLLLLCLFEWRPTAALGVWQRVYGPPSSGSSSSSTLFQRHKRGAPSVNITRQGNFLPNESICPYKVFSEGQESYKKSICFRTTDSDFRCDQRECIVYKSGRSLLANVLRNSSVLLQWQPQALTDLRGFLINCSWNGTFTRFQCDSVQLGVNCRDYLLTDVHDNVRYRICLQTLFANRTSTEECVDFSVEPVGMQDIVIAMTAVGGSICVMLVIICLLVAYITENLMHPAFMHPSTKRGP